From a single Larimichthys crocea isolate SSNF chromosome XIII, L_crocea_2.0, whole genome shotgun sequence genomic region:
- the hivep3a gene encoding transcription factor HIVEP3 → MEALDSRLTTGEQSGGQEHCQPESHRRGPRPKSPSQPRQQQQTGSPKRHGTPQQPKQSRRQHPERKRLRHQRQSVDSDTAQEPKDEATKATVSSPGDPTSSAGGPTQSKSETQEGIPKQKRERKPQRPGKYVCTYCGRACAKPSVLQKHIRSHTGERPYPCAPCGFSFKTKSNLYKHRKSHTHKVKAGLALGEPKSLEEQVTESEDETRQLTSASSHTERQSSVASIKSHETDRAKDCTGGNDDSYAVKKRLALRLSRGKHAHRDSSDEKASSLILGSKGSTESGYFSRSESTEQPQDSPPNTSAKSYAEIILGKYGRLGHLQRMPRHHNQQPSGQEDKSIPFTVPKKQVIDHITKLITINEAVVDTSKIDSVKPRRFSLSRKNSSESQKGSSMKEPLIHSPKAGDLGYKNSGSITMGVPCEKFHHPPLNVEQPAGQTSAPLVRSHSMPSAASSFDASSSGPSKFRLSQSFDERQPSERQASRRYGMLRRQPAIEIPLGAELTKEEHGGSHSFYPDSLTTVPDHKQSQPQPYECEACGTGCKDWEGYKKHKQSLCIAHPPRNEVVISQMECSQLINHAVRAGASAMRKRRKEESFEFDDPSSPSLPSPALFSGQCKDENRRPTLQTCSVIQHTSSFEKQESVCNENQGTEPTKNSPPHEEYQLVPQKQPQQQLTNRKLVRQHNVQVPEILVTEDSNMSTGTSIEPTTTAKHSEKPDEFQWPQRSPSLAQLPIEKLPPKKKRLRLAEVAQSSGESSFDSISLPRSPSQDSSASYASSRSTSFEESNRPDMDIAISTPLRRSRAPHMLTVPGVHQHREMRRSASEQAPHDPQPSVLMAETRSKSFDYSCLSPERSAVGWRERRKCLLMRHTAIRDPDEEEEDQCTIPSRSPEHVSPNTSSQVSPTSVYCSRSPTSPLSGDTVLHNPVKLQGKEIFSQWKLSQNIQLTGSTEVALTHCPSVEPVKEEASHIRTGQPPPQASQSYLTHGPSGAARARYLPMSTGLKLEIPLLHDDHSEVRGSHPHVQRSVPHITSSLELLRPVTSPAVAVRLQTDTITLACAIYTTLSQSTSPRPQEKVDAVSHNLSIPAAEYRDHRNTSPDHHLWSDDGLRISGSGGNKRMLSPSNSIEVLPESTQQQKRVKEEEEREVGCVDKASLDTYNKELKGENQSCLPSVCSPITHVGPSFPSLLSSTCNSWCYLNYIKPNPSTLDEQKPSVYSSWSTSGYDPNPPGLSSKTALSLLHCKQRLSPSIYTVSPMSARTPESVEQEDNKRPCSTEVYNSQSYCRDHEGTRKGQEPADDNSSNRKEEKEEEKKKEEEEEEEEEEPQSCSRNKKHPEVWISERGSKEKYAITHGGGGRECQCEDCGFHLKNTGVLQKCTPRITESPPYNCKPCNVSFKAKGSLNKQLSCYPDGTDEGVSEEPSVHPDKRKNHQYSDLGTTGHDEGDNAKPKEGRHDEDSRSSESSHAVSSDSEKSHPGGQPMEPEPSQSARLPPKDSTQKSSASARRALFARRRLDASTLASSGGSRSQSTPSLVPQRESSPPRSPPPRPRQSPAPPSSLSPSSCHVSSSPLRPVSPVRGLSPIIVQSHGSESPGPPGSLADTSAQCHACLHPRDRPSTARLSVDEVGLTHITPHLTRPRGAHNLLSHLPLHSQQPSRAPSLLIPIGGIHMIQPRSLLPLYSLVSSPTAATANSAGTSWRLSDAPKGRLSLLQRQDTLKETSPSSPASPPEPGALGGTSGTNRSDALLHRKSRGCFSVQQQPSSPGTETRRPEVNTDAHVTESCVYPETKQGQKKAPSSQTQL, encoded by the exons ATGGAGGCCTTGGATAGTCGCCTGACGACTGGGGAGCAGTCCGGAGGTCAAGAGCATTGTCAACCAGAGTCTCATCGAAGAGGCCCGCGGCCTAAGTCTCCCTCCCAGCCCCGTCAACAACAGCAAACTGGCTCCCCAAAGCGCCATGGCACACCACAGCAACCCAAACAGTCCAGAAGACAGCATCCTGAACGTAAACGTCTCAGGCACCAGCGACAGAGCGTCGACTCGGATACTGCGCAGGAACCCAAAGACGAGGCAACAAAAGCGACAGTTTCTTCACCAGGAGACCCAACTTCCTCGGCAGGTGGCCCCACCCAGTCTAAATCAGAAACCCAGGAGGGCATCCCAAAACAGAAACGTGAACGTAAGCCTCAGAGACCAGGCAAATATGTCTGCACTTACTGTGGCCGCGCATGTGCAAAGCCCAGTGTCCTACAGAAACATATTCGCTCCCACACAGGTGAAAGACCCTATCCATGTGCCCCATGTGGCTTCTCTTTTAAGACCAAGAGTAACCTGTACAAACACCGCAAATCGCATACGCACAAGGTGAAGGCAGGGCTGGCACTAGGGGAGCCGAAATCTTTAGAGGAGCAAGTCACTGAGTCGGAAGATGAAACCAGACAGTTGACATCAGCATCTTCACATACAGAAAGACAAAGCAGTGTAGCCTCAATCAAGAGTCATGAAACAGACAGGGCCAAAGATTGCACTGGAGGAAACGATGACTCCTACGCAGTGAAAAAGAGACTGGCCTTACGTCTAAGTAGAGGAAAACATGCCCATCGAGACTCATCCGATGAAAAGGCCTCATCTCTAATTTTAGGGAGTAAAGGGAGCACAGAATCTGGCTATTTCTCTCGCTCTGAAAGTACTGAGCAGCCACAGGACAGCCCCCCGAACACAAGTGCCAAAAGCTATGCAGAGATCATCCTCGGCAAGTATGGACGTCTCGGACACCTACAGAGGATGCCTCGGCACCATAACCAGCAGCCCTCTGGTCAGGAGGACAAAAGCATCCCATTCACAGTCCCGAAGAAGCAGGTCATTGACCATATCACCAAACTCATCACTATCAACGAGGCCGTGGTGGACACCAGTAAAATTGACAGTGTAAAACCAAGAAGATTCTCGCTCTCCAGAAAGAATAGTTCAGAGTCTCAAAAGGGTTCATCGATGAAAGAACCACTCATTCATAGTCCTAAAGCTGGAGATCTGGGCTATAAAAATAGTGGCTCCATCACTATGGGAGTTCCATGTGAAAAATTTCATCATCCACCCCTAAATGTGGAGCAGCCAGCTGGCCAAACATCAGCCCCTCTGGTGAGAAGTCACTCAATGCCATCTGCAGCCAGTTCATTTGACGCCTCCAGTAGTGGCCCCAGTAAATTCCGTCTTAGTCAGTCCTTTGACGAACGACAGCCTTCTGAAAGGCAGGCATCCCGTCGGTACGGGATGCTAAGACGGCAGCCAGCTATTGAAATCCCACTTGGTGCCGAACTCACAAAAGAGGAGCATGGCGGTTCTCATTCATTTTACCCTGACAGCTTAACCACTGTGCCTGACCACAAGCAAAGTCAACCGCAGCCATATGAGTGTGAGGCCTGTGGCACTGGATGCAAAGATTGGGAAGGCTATAAGAAACACAAGCAAAGCCTGTGCATAGCACATCCTCCCAGAAATGAGGTGGTAATCAGTCAAATGGAGTGCTCACAGTTAATTAACCATGCAGTCAGAGCAGGGGCTTCAGCAATGCGCAAGAGACGGAAAGAAGAGAGTTTTGAATTCGATGACCCCTCTTCTCCGTCATTACCGTCTCCTGCCCTCTTTTCAGGACAGtgtaaagatgaaaacagaagacCTACGCTGCAAACATGTTCAGTAATCCAACATACTAGTTCATTTGAAAAACAAGAATCTGTTTGCAATGAGAATCAAGGCACTGAGCCAACAAAAAACTCTCCACCTCATGAAGAATATCAACTGGTACCTCAGAAACAACCCCAACAACAGTTGACAAACCGAAAGCTGGTCCGCCAACACAACGTGCAGGTTCCAGAAATACTGGTCACAGAGGACTCCAACATGAGCACAGGGACCTCAATAGAGCCAACAACCACTGcaaaacattcagagaaacCTGATGAATTTCAGTGGCCACAGAGAAGCCCCTCTCTGGCCCAGCTTCCCATCGAAAAGCTTCCTCCAAAGAAGAAGCGCTTACGTCTAGCTGAGGTTGCCCAGTCCTCTGGGGAATCCAGTTTTGACTCTATATCCCTGCCCCGCAGCCCCAGTCAGGACAGTAGTGCATCGTATGCATCCAGTCGTTCCACGTCCTTTGAAGAGTCAAACAGACCCGACATGGACATAGCAATATCGACACCACTGAGGAGATCAAGAGCTCCTCACATGTTGACAGTGCCTGGGGTTCATCAGCATAGAGAGATGAGGCGCTCAGCATCTGAGCAGGCACCTCATGACCCACAACCGAGTGTCCTAATGGCTGAGACCCGCAGTAAGTCTTTTGACTACAGTTGTCTGTCTCCCGAGCGCTCTGCAGTTGGctggagggaaagaagaaaatgtcttCTCATGAGACACACTGCTATCAGAGAtccagatgaggaggaggaggatcagTGCACCATACCGAGCCGTAGTCCTGAACATGTCAGCCCGAACACATCTTCTCAAGTGAGTCCAACTTCTGTGTACTGCAGTAGGTCGCCGACTTCTCCTTTATCGGGGGACACAGTCTTGCATAATCCAGTGAAATTACAAGGCAAAGAGATCTTCTCTCAGTGGAAACTCAGTCAAAACATTCAGTTGACAGGCAGCACCGAAGTCGCTCTCACTCACTGCCCGTCTGTAGAGCCTGTTAAAGAAGAGGCCTCACACATCCGTACAGGGCAGCCCCCTCCTCAAGCATCACAGTCCTATCTTACACATGGACCATCAGGCGCAGCCAGAGCTCGCTACCTCCCCATGTCAACAGGGCTGAAGCTAGAGATTCCCTTACTACATGACGATCATTCAGAAGTTCGGGGAAGTCACCCCCACGTCCAGCGCTCCGTCCCTCACATTACTTCAAGTCTGGAATTGCTAAGGCCGGTCACGTCTCCAGCAGTAGCAGTGCGTCTCCAAACTGACACCATCACTCTTGCATGTGCCATATACACCACGTTGTCTCAGTCCACCTCCCCGAGGCCCCAGGAGAAGGTTGATGCTGTTTCACATAACTTAAGTATCCCAGCAGCTGAGTACAGAGACCATAGGAACACAAGTCCAGACCATCACCTGTGGTCTGATGATGGCCTCAGGATATCAGGCTCAGGGGGCAACAAACGCATGCTTTCCCCTTCGAATAGTATAGAGGTCCTCCCTGAGTCAACGCAGCAGCAGAAACgagtaaaagaagaagaggagagggaggtgggATGTGTTGACAAGGCGTCTCTGGACACATACAATAAGGAACTCAAAGGGGAGAATCAGTCCTGTCTACCCAGCGTTTGTTCTCCCATCACACATGTTGGACCATCATTCCCCAGTCTGCTGTCTAGCACCTGTAATAGCTGGTGCTATTTGAACTACATTAAACCAAACCCTTCCACTCTGGATGAACAGAAGCCCTCAGTGTATTCATCGTGGTCCACTAGCGGCTATGACCCCAACCCGCCTGGCCTCTCCAGCAAGACGGCCCTGTCTCTGCTTCACTGTAAGCAGAGGCTCAGTCCCTCCATCTACACTGTATCCCCCATGTCAGCCAGGACACCTGAATCAGTGGAGCAAGAAGACAACAAAAGACCGTGCTCCACTGAG GTTTACAACAGCCAGTCGTACTGCAGAGACCATGAGGGAACCAGAAAGGGACAGGAGCCAGCAGATGACAACAGCTCAAatagaaaagaggagaaggaggaagagaagaagaaggaggaggaggaggaggaggaggaggaggaaccaCAGTCATGCtccagaaataaaaaacatcccGAAGTTTGGATCTCTGAGAGAGG CTCAAAGGAGAAGTATGCCATCACGCACGGTGGAGGCGGAAGGGAGTGCCAATGTGAAGATTGTGGTTTCCACCTCAAGAATACCGGTGTGCTGCAAAAGTGCACCCCTCGCATCACAGAATCACCACCGTATAACTGCAAACCTTGCAATGTTTCTTTCAAAGCCAAAG gAAGCCTCAACAAACAGCTGAGCTGTTACCCAGATGGCACAGACGAAG GAGTCAGCGAAGAACCATCAGTTCACCCTGATAAACGAAAAAATCATCAGTACTCTGATCTGGGGACAACTGGACATGATGAGGGCGACAATGCAAAGCCGAAGGAAGGCAGACACGATGAAGACAGCAGGTCTTCTGAAAGCTCTCACGCCGTCTCCTCCGATAGCGAGAAATCTCATCCAGGAGGGCAGCCGATGGAGCCCGAACCGAGCCAGTCGGCCCGGCTGCCACCCAAGGATTCCACCCAGAAGAGCTCGGCCAGCGCGAGGAGGGCACTGTTTGCCCGCAGGCGCCTTGACGCTTCTACGCTGGCGTCCTCCGGAGGCTCCCGTTCGCAGAGCACTCCATCGCTGGTTCCACAGAGGGAGTCGTCTCCTCCTCGCAGCCCGCCACCCAGGCCTCGCCAGTCCCCTgctcccccttcctccctctccccatcCAGTTGTCATGTCTCCAGCTCTCCTCTGAGACCAGTCTCCCCAGTTAGAGGTCTTTCTCCTATAATAGTTCAGTCCCATGGATCTGAGTCGCCCGGGCCTCCGGGCTCACTGGCAGACACCTCTGCTCAGTGTCACGCCTGTCTTCACCCAAGAGACCGACCATCTACAGCAAGACTT TCCGTGGATGAGGTTGGTCTGACCCACATCACCCCACATCTCACGCGGCCCCGCGGAGCCCACAACCTCCTGAGTCACCTCCCTCTGCACTCCCAGCAGCCGAGCAGAGCCCCGAGCCTCCTGATTCCCATCGGGGGGATTCACATGATTCAGCCCAggtccctcctccctctgtacAGCCTGGTGAGCAGCCCCACGGCAGCCACAGCTAACTCCGCGGGGACATCCTGGAGACTAAGCGACGCTCCGAAGGGGAGGTTGTCTCTGCTGCAGCGCCAGGATACTCTCAAAGAGACGTCGCCCAGCAGCCCAGCCAGCCCGCCAGAACCCGGAGCGTTAGGGGGGACATCCGGCACCAACCGATCGGACGCTCTATTACACAGAAAGAGTCGTGGATGCTTCAGCGTCCAACAACAACCGTCGAGTCCCGGGACAGAGACGAGGCGTCCGGAGGTAAACACAGACGCACATGTCACAGAGAGTTGTGTTTACCCCGAGACCAAGCAA